From the Roseateles sp. XES5 genome, one window contains:
- the odhB gene encoding 2-oxoglutarate dehydrogenase complex dihydrolipoyllysine-residue succinyltransferase, which yields MATEIRVPTLGESVSEATVGTWFKKVGDTVKADEPLCELETDKVTIEVPAPASGVLAEITANAGDTVEPGGLLGQISAGASAGAAAPAAAEKAVAAAPAAEAKPVAAAAMPAAPAAAKLLAENKLSADQVDGSGKRGQVLKGDVIAAVAKGIAASGAAAAEPVKVAARPASSEADAPREERVKMTRLRQTIAKRLKDAQNTAAMLTTYNEVDMSAVMDLRNRYKDLFEKKHGVKLGFMGFFTKAVTHALKELPAVNAEIDGTDIIYKNYCHVGVAVGTDKGLVVPVVRDADQMSIAEIEKEIGRLGKAARDGELSMADMQGGTFTISNGGVYGSLMSSPILNAPQSGILGMHKIQERPVVVGGQIVIRPMMYLALSYDHRIVDGKEAVTFLVRVKDSLEDPERLVLDL from the coding sequence ATGGCTACCGAAATCCGCGTCCCGACTTTGGGCGAATCCGTCAGTGAAGCGACCGTCGGCACCTGGTTCAAGAAGGTCGGCGATACCGTGAAGGCCGACGAGCCGCTCTGTGAGCTCGAAACCGACAAGGTGACGATCGAAGTACCGGCGCCGGCCTCCGGCGTTCTCGCCGAAATCACCGCCAATGCCGGCGACACCGTCGAGCCGGGCGGCCTGCTCGGCCAGATTTCCGCTGGCGCGTCCGCCGGCGCCGCCGCGCCGGCTGCCGCCGAGAAGGCTGTTGCCGCAGCGCCCGCCGCCGAAGCCAAGCCTGTCGCTGCCGCCGCCATGCCGGCCGCTCCGGCCGCCGCCAAGCTGCTCGCCGAAAACAAGCTTTCGGCCGATCAGGTCGACGGTTCCGGCAAGCGCGGCCAGGTTCTGAAGGGCGATGTCATCGCCGCTGTCGCCAAGGGCATCGCGGCGTCGGGCGCCGCTGCCGCCGAGCCGGTCAAGGTCGCTGCCCGCCCGGCGTCCTCCGAAGCCGATGCGCCGCGCGAAGAGCGCGTGAAGATGACGCGCCTGCGCCAGACCATCGCCAAGCGCCTCAAGGATGCCCAGAACACCGCCGCCATGCTGACCACCTACAACGAGGTGGACATGTCGGCCGTGATGGACCTGCGCAACCGCTACAAGGACCTCTTCGAGAAGAAGCATGGCGTCAAGCTCGGCTTCATGGGCTTCTTCACCAAGGCCGTGACCCACGCGCTGAAGGAACTGCCCGCCGTCAACGCCGAGATCGACGGCACCGACATCATCTACAAGAACTACTGCCATGTCGGCGTCGCCGTCGGCACGGACAAGGGTCTCGTCGTTCCGGTCGTGCGCGATGCCGACCAGATGTCGATCGCCGAGATCGAGAAGGAAATCGGCCGCCTCGGCAAGGCCGCCCGTGACGGCGAGCTTTCCATGGCCGACATGCAGGGTGGCACCTTCACCATCTCGAACGGTGGCGTCTACGGCTCGCTGATGTCCTCGCCGATCCTGAATGCGCCGCAGTCGGGCATCCTCGGCATGCACAAGATCCAGGAGCGCCCGGTCGTTGTCGGCGGCCAGATCGTCATCCGCCCGATGATGTATCTCGCGCTCTCCTACGACCACCGCATCGTCGACGGCAAGGAAGCCGTGACCTTCCTCGTGCGCGTCAAGGACAGCCTGGAAGATCCGGAACGCCTCGTTCTCGATCTCTAA
- a CDS encoding MAPEG family protein, with translation METAAASPILVPLVLSVALLVFHIALQGMLATRELGSQWNAGPRDEAREPKGILAGRAARASANFRETYPGFVALALAVAIANDPSGWDLVGAWLWLAARFVYIPLYLAGIPYVRSLVWLVALAGLAIMAATVVV, from the coding sequence ATGGAGACGGCGGCGGCTTCGCCCATTCTCGTGCCGCTCGTTTTGAGCGTGGCGCTGCTCGTCTTCCATATCGCCCTTCAGGGCATGCTTGCCACGCGGGAGCTCGGCTCCCAATGGAATGCCGGCCCGCGCGACGAGGCGCGGGAACCGAAAGGCATCCTCGCCGGACGCGCGGCCCGCGCGTCGGCCAATTTCCGCGAGACCTATCCCGGCTTCGTGGCGCTCGCGCTGGCGGTGGCCATCGCAAACGATCCATCGGGCTGGGACCTTGTCGGCGCATGGCTGTGGCTTGCCGCCCGGTTCGTCTATATTCCGCTCTATCTGGCGGGCATTCCCTATGTCCGATCGCTCGTCTGGCTCGTCGCGCTGGCAGGTCTTGCGATCATGGCGGCCACCGTCGTCGTCTAG
- a CDS encoding VOC family protein — MAFTNVPPLQPHICVAGGLEAIAFYERAFGAEKTFCQLAEDGRRVMHANLAIHGGEVMLHDEFPEFGLPVSAPTTVGGASVTININLKDPAAVDAAYARAAAAGARDLMPPADVFWGARYARITDPFGHVWAFNAPLERA; from the coding sequence ATGGCATTCACCAATGTTCCCCCGCTTCAACCGCATATCTGCGTGGCGGGTGGCCTCGAAGCGATCGCCTTCTATGAGCGGGCCTTCGGCGCGGAAAAGACGTTCTGCCAGCTCGCCGAAGACGGCAGGCGCGTCATGCATGCCAATCTCGCCATCCATGGCGGTGAAGTGATGCTGCATGACGAGTTCCCGGAATTCGGCCTGCCCGTCAGCGCGCCGACGACCGTCGGCGGTGCGTCCGTGACGATCAACATCAACCTGAAGGACCCGGCCGCCGTCGATGCGGCCTATGCAAGGGCGGCCGCTGCCGGCGCGCGGGACCTGATGCCGCCGGCCGACGTCTTCTGGGGCGCACGCTACGCCCGCATCACCGATCCCTTCGGCCATGTCTGGGCCTTCAACGCACCTCTGGAGCGCGCATGA
- a CDS encoding LysE family translocator has protein sequence MSQYLLELASLMAIFAFAIVSPGADLAMVMRQSIVHGRRAAIVTSFGIGTSLMFHVTYTILGLGLIISQSIYLFNIVKWCGVAYLVYIGIKALRAGKADLSVEAVKGNEDGKDEQSTLRAFGLGFLANALNPKPVFFFLSIFSTVVSAHTPIAIKFGYGLVMATCLIAWFVGVSLFMTTPKMRAAFARMSQWIDRASGLVFIALGIKLATEKAH, from the coding sequence ATGAGCCAGTATCTTCTCGAACTCGCCTCGCTGATGGCGATCTTCGCCTTCGCCATCGTCTCGCCCGGTGCGGACCTTGCCATGGTCATGCGCCAGTCCATCGTGCACGGACGGCGCGCGGCCATCGTAACGTCCTTCGGCATCGGCACGTCGCTGATGTTCCACGTCACCTACACGATCCTTGGCCTCGGCCTCATCATTTCCCAGTCGATCTACCTCTTCAACATCGTGAAGTGGTGCGGTGTCGCCTATCTCGTCTATATCGGCATCAAGGCGCTGCGCGCGGGCAAGGCGGACCTTTCCGTCGAGGCGGTGAAGGGCAACGAGGACGGCAAGGACGAGCAGTCCACCCTGCGCGCCTTCGGTCTCGGCTTTCTGGCCAATGCGTTGAACCCCAAGCCCGTCTTCTTCTTCCTGTCGATCTTTTCCACCGTCGTCAGCGCCCATACGCCGATCGCCATCAAGTTCGGTTACGGCCTCGTCATGGCGACCTGCCTCATCGCCTGGTTCGTCGGTGTCTCGCTTTTCATGACGACGCCGAAGATGCGCGCGGCCTTTGCCCGCATGAGCCAGTGGATCGACCGCGCCAGCGGCCTCGTCTTCATCGCGCTCGGCATCAAGCTCGCGACGGAAAAGGCGCACTGA
- a CDS encoding SDR family oxidoreductase has product MSEAPVLLVTGGSRGIGASVCRLAGAAGWQVAVNYVSNLAAAEAVVAEIRDTGGSAIPVQGDVGSELGLANIFSTIDGTFGRLDGLVNNAGIVATPQRVDEMSAERLERMFAVNIMGSIRCAQEAARRMSTRQGGAGGAIVNLSSRAAQLGSPGIYADYAASKGAVDSLTVSLGRELIAEGIRVNGVRPGIIDTEIHASGGLPDRARDMASLIPMQRPGTADEVAHSILYLLSDAASYVTGAALNVSGGR; this is encoded by the coding sequence ATGAGCGAAGCGCCCGTTCTTCTCGTCACCGGGGGCAGCCGCGGCATCGGCGCCAGCGTGTGCCGCCTTGCCGGCGCGGCCGGCTGGCAGGTCGCGGTGAACTACGTTTCCAATCTTGCGGCCGCCGAGGCCGTCGTGGCCGAAATCCGCGATACCGGCGGTTCGGCGATCCCCGTTCAGGGCGATGTCGGCAGTGAGCTTGGCCTTGCCAACATCTTCTCCACCATCGACGGCACCTTCGGCCGGCTCGACGGTCTCGTGAACAATGCCGGCATCGTCGCGACGCCCCAGCGTGTCGACGAGATGTCCGCCGAGCGGCTGGAGCGCATGTTCGCCGTCAACATCATGGGGTCGATCCGCTGTGCGCAGGAGGCCGCGCGGCGCATGAGCACGCGCCAGGGCGGCGCGGGCGGCGCCATCGTCAACCTCAGCTCGCGCGCCGCCCAGCTGGGCTCGCCGGGCATCTACGCCGACTACGCGGCCAGCAAGGGCGCGGTGGACAGCCTCACCGTGAGCCTGGGCCGGGAGCTGATCGCCGAGGGCATACGCGTCAACGGCGTGCGCCCCGGCATCATCGACACCGAGATCCACGCCTCCGGCGGCCTGCCGGATCGTGCGCGCGACATGGCCTCGCTCATCCCGATGCAGCGGCCGGGCACGGCCGACGAAGTCGCCCATTCCATTCTCTATCTTCTCTCCGACGCGGCATCCTATGTGACGGGTGCCGCCCTCAACGTCAGCGGCGGCCGCTAG
- the lpdA gene encoding dihydrolipoyl dehydrogenase, whose product MAYDLIVIGSGPGGYVCAIKAAQLGLKVAVVEKRATYGGTCLNVGCIPSKALLHASETYSHAAHGMDALGIEGVKPTLNLAKMMAHKDATVKSNVDGVAFLFKKNKIDGIQGTGKVLGAGKVAVIGDKGEEQVLETKSIVIATGSDVAGIPGVPVEIDEKVIVSSTGGIALDKVPGHLVVVGGGVIGLELGSVWARLGAKVTVVEYLDAILGGMDGEVSKQFQRMLAKQGMDFKLGAKVTGVEKAGSGAKVTFEPVKGGDATTIDADVVLIATGRKPYTEGLGLTEAGVALDNRGRVEIDKHFQTNVAGIYAIGDVVRGPMLAHKAEDEGVAVAEILAGQAGHVNYDVIPGVVYTQPEVASVGKTEEELKAAGIAYKVGKFPFTANGRARAMLATDGFVKVLADKETDRVLGVHIVGFGAGEMIHEAAVLMEFGGSSEDLGRTCHAHPTMSEAVKEAALATFAKPIHM is encoded by the coding sequence ATGGCATATGATCTCATCGTTATCGGTTCCGGCCCCGGCGGCTATGTCTGCGCCATCAAGGCGGCCCAGCTCGGCCTGAAGGTCGCGGTCGTCGAAAAGCGCGCCACCTATGGCGGCACCTGCCTCAATGTCGGCTGCATCCCCTCCAAGGCGCTTCTGCATGCCTCCGAGACCTACAGCCACGCCGCCCACGGCATGGACGCGCTCGGCATCGAGGGCGTGAAGCCGACGCTGAACCTTGCCAAGATGATGGCGCACAAGGATGCGACGGTGAAGTCGAACGTCGACGGCGTCGCCTTCCTGTTCAAGAAGAACAAGATCGACGGCATCCAGGGCACCGGCAAGGTGCTCGGCGCCGGCAAGGTCGCCGTCATCGGTGACAAGGGCGAGGAGCAGGTCCTCGAAACGAAGAGCATCGTGATCGCCACGGGCTCCGACGTTGCCGGCATTCCGGGCGTTCCGGTCGAGATCGACGAAAAGGTCATCGTCTCCTCCACGGGCGGCATCGCACTCGACAAGGTGCCGGGTCATCTGGTCGTCGTCGGCGGCGGTGTCATCGGCCTCGAGCTTGGCTCGGTCTGGGCCCGCCTCGGCGCGAAGGTCACGGTCGTCGAATATCTCGACGCCATCCTCGGCGGCATGGACGGCGAGGTCTCCAAGCAGTTCCAGCGCATGCTCGCCAAGCAGGGCATGGACTTCAAGCTCGGCGCCAAGGTGACGGGCGTCGAGAAGGCAGGTTCGGGCGCCAAGGTGACCTTCGAGCCGGTCAAGGGCGGTGACGCCACCACCATCGATGCCGACGTCGTGCTGATCGCCACCGGCCGCAAGCCCTACACCGAGGGCCTCGGCCTCACGGAAGCCGGCGTCGCGCTCGACAACCGTGGCCGCGTCGAGATCGACAAGCACTTCCAGACCAACGTTGCCGGCATCTACGCCATTGGCGACGTGGTCCGCGGCCCGATGCTCGCTCACAAGGCGGAAGACGAAGGCGTCGCCGTTGCCGAAATCCTCGCCGGCCAGGCCGGTCACGTGAACTACGACGTCATCCCGGGCGTCGTCTACACCCAGCCGGAAGTCGCCTCCGTCGGCAAGACGGAAGAGGAACTGAAGGCCGCGGGCATCGCCTACAAGGTCGGCAAGTTCCCCTTCACCGCCAACGGACGCGCCCGCGCCATGCTCGCGACCGACGGTTTCGTGAAGGTTCTCGCAGACAAGGAGACGGACCGCGTTCTCGGCGTGCACATCGTCGGCTTCGGTGCCGGCGAGATGATCCACGAGGCCGCCGTGCTGATGGAATTCGGCGGCTCCTCCGAAGACCTCGGCCGCACCTGCCACGCGCATCCGACCATGTCGGAAGCGGTCAAGGAAGCCGCGCTGGCAACCTTCGCCAAGCCGATCCACATGTGA
- a CDS encoding DUF2867 domain-containing protein: MKTAKEAFMSPVSRPVSLPHPVLPAADWADRFTLGLPVENLTAREAARLALEHPPGWVRKLMVLRNTLVAPFGLKGAAEEVRTSEAEIGGFPVVSASDDRVVLGFDDRHLDFRIVIDVRQDRPSGQTLSVMTLVHRNNLLGRLYLAAVMPFHKLIVRRMLSGIGRRLLTSRR; encoded by the coding sequence ATGAAGACCGCCAAGGAGGCCTTCATGTCGCCCGTGTCGAGACCCGTCTCACTTCCCCATCCCGTCCTGCCCGCCGCCGATTGGGCGGACCGCTTCACGCTCGGCCTGCCTGTCGAGAACCTGACGGCGCGCGAGGCGGCGCGGCTGGCGCTGGAGCATCCGCCGGGCTGGGTTCGCAAACTGATGGTGTTGCGCAATACCCTTGTCGCGCCGTTCGGTCTCAAGGGCGCGGCGGAAGAGGTAAGGACGTCGGAGGCGGAGATCGGCGGCTTTCCCGTGGTCAGTGCCAGCGACGACCGGGTGGTGCTCGGCTTCGACGACCGGCATCTCGATTTCCGCATCGTCATTGACGTGCGGCAGGACCGGCCGAGCGGGCAGACCCTCAGCGTCATGACGCTCGTCCATCGCAACAATCTGCTGGGGCGGCTCTATCTTGCCGCCGTCATGCCGTTTCACAAGCTGATCGTGCGGCGGATGCTGTCGGGCATCGGCCGGCGGCTTCTCACTTCACGGCGGTAA
- a CDS encoding TraB/GumN family protein, translating to MTVLLHKSRLMLADRLADTGLWALAAINVLVALAFLFVLATLSPAKAEEPAACGGENLLAKYEKDDPAAFARLRAEADAVPNGKGILWKIEKDGKPASWLLGTMHVTDPRVLAMPEAARTAYAAAGTVIVESDEIADEKKAGAAIMARPDLTMFTDGKSITDFLDKDDAERLAEGLKSRGLSLAAVGRMKPWMIASFVALPACEITRKASGAAFLDQRLARDALAEGKTLKGLETLIEQISALDSLPLEPQIQGLVQTVELGDTLEDVIETMSQLYLAGDTGMIMPMMRAASPETDEDAEAYAEFEQRIIVDRNHVMATRAAPILSGGNVFMAVGALHLPGPEGVVELLRKEGFAVTAVK from the coding sequence ATGACAGTCCTTCTTCACAAAAGCCGGCTGATGCTCGCCGACCGCCTGGCCGATACGGGTCTGTGGGCGCTGGCCGCGATCAACGTGCTCGTCGCGCTCGCCTTTCTTTTCGTGCTGGCGACGCTTTCCCCGGCGAAGGCCGAGGAACCGGCGGCCTGCGGCGGGGAAAACCTGCTGGCAAAATACGAGAAGGACGACCCAGCCGCCTTCGCAAGGCTGCGCGCCGAGGCCGATGCCGTGCCGAACGGCAAGGGTATCCTCTGGAAGATCGAGAAGGATGGCAAGCCCGCGTCCTGGCTGCTCGGCACCATGCATGTGACCGACCCGCGCGTGCTCGCCATGCCCGAGGCCGCGCGCACCGCCTATGCCGCCGCCGGGACGGTCATCGTCGAATCCGACGAGATCGCCGACGAGAAGAAGGCCGGCGCAGCGATCATGGCGCGCCCGGACCTCACCATGTTCACCGATGGCAAATCCATCACCGATTTCCTCGACAAGGACGATGCGGAGAGATTGGCCGAAGGTCTGAAGAGCCGCGGTCTGTCGCTGGCGGCCGTCGGCCGCATGAAGCCGTGGATGATCGCGAGTTTCGTCGCGCTGCCCGCCTGCGAGATCACGCGCAAGGCATCCGGCGCCGCCTTCCTCGACCAGCGCCTTGCCAGGGACGCGCTGGCGGAGGGCAAGACCTTGAAGGGCCTGGAAACCCTGATCGAACAGATTTCGGCGCTCGATTCCCTGCCCCTCGAACCGCAGATCCAGGGCCTCGTGCAGACCGTGGAGCTTGGCGACACCCTGGAAGACGTCATCGAAACGATGAGCCAGCTCTATCTCGCCGGCGATACCGGCATGATCATGCCCATGATGCGCGCCGCCAGCCCGGAGACCGACGAGGACGCCGAGGCCTATGCCGAATTCGAGCAGCGCATCATCGTCGACCGCAACCACGTCATGGCGACGCGCGCCGCGCCGATCCTTTCGGGCGGCAACGTCTTCATGGCCGTCGGCGCCCTGCACCTGCCGGGGCCGGAGGGCGTCGTCGAACTGCTGCGCAAAGAGGGCTTTGCCGTTACCGCCGTGAAGTGA
- a CDS encoding tyrosine recombinase XerC: MTELLIIADPALMAERQGWLAALADERRLSDNTLEAYERDTRQFLAFLTGHLAAPARLKDIGALRPADLRGFLAARRRDGAGARTLGRGLAGLRSFLRHLERKGLANAAGAAAVRSPKQPKSLPKPLSDRQAIAVVDANEQLADEPWIRTRNAAVLALLYGCGLRISEALSLTPADFAGSPTSLRITGKGDKTRIVPLIAPARAGVEDYIKLCPIPLADDKPLFRGVRGGPLQPAIIQREMQRLRGALGLPDSATPHALRHSFATHLLAGGGDLRTIQELLGHASLSTTQVYTGVDSARLLEIYDRAHPRA, encoded by the coding sequence GCCTTTCCGACAACACGCTGGAAGCCTACGAGCGCGACACGCGCCAGTTCCTCGCCTTCCTCACCGGGCATCTCGCCGCCCCCGCCCGCCTCAAGGATATCGGCGCCCTGCGCCCCGCGGACCTGCGCGGCTTCCTCGCCGCCCGACGCCGCGATGGCGCGGGCGCCCGCACGCTCGGCCGGGGTCTCGCGGGCCTGCGCTCGTTCCTGCGCCATCTGGAGCGCAAGGGCCTTGCCAATGCGGCGGGCGCCGCAGCCGTCCGCTCGCCGAAGCAGCCGAAGTCGCTGCCCAAACCCCTTTCCGACCGCCAGGCCATCGCCGTGGTCGATGCCAATGAGCAGCTGGCAGACGAGCCGTGGATCCGCACGCGCAACGCCGCCGTGCTCGCCCTTCTCTATGGCTGCGGCCTGCGCATTTCCGAGGCGCTGTCGCTGACCCCGGCGGATTTCGCCGGCAGCCCCACGTCGCTGCGCATCACCGGCAAGGGCGACAAGACCCGCATCGTGCCGCTGATCGCGCCTGCCCGCGCAGGTGTGGAGGATTACATCAAGCTCTGCCCCATACCGCTTGCCGACGACAAACCGCTCTTCCGCGGCGTGCGCGGCGGCCCCTTGCAGCCGGCCATCATCCAGCGCGAGATGCAGCGGCTGCGCGGCGCGCTCGGCCTGCCGGATAGCGCAACGCCCCATGCGCTGCGCCATTCCTTCGCGACCCATCTGCTCGCCGGCGGCGGGGACCTGCGCACCATTCAGGAACTGCTCGGCCATGCCAGCCTGTCCACGACCCAGGTCTATACCGGCGTCGATTCGGCCCGATTGCTCGAAATCTACGACCGCGCGCATCCCCGCGCGTGA